Proteins found in one Nostoc sp. NIES-3756 genomic segment:
- a CDS encoding Tll0287-like domain-containing protein: protein MLKKLKIGTKFNLLLTIVFIISIVLSGTVLSSILQQRAQTEVASKALALLNTMTAVRQYTQNKVRNLLLPQLETASLFIPETVPAYSATEVFENLRKNEQYQNFFYKEATLNPTNLRDKADTYEAAIVERFRKNPSLTEITNFRDLPEGKVFYIARPLAIKEQTCLQCHSTPEKAPKSQLVTYGSENGFGWKLNEIIAAQIISVPSEEVFSNARSTWLGIMASLIVLFAVIIFIINFLIKKTVIQRIRKIENIAQRVSTGDMAVEFEDNANDEIGGLAAAFNRMKYSLTIAMDMLNKQN from the coding sequence ATGTTAAAAAAATTAAAGATTGGTACAAAATTTAACTTACTATTAACTATAGTTTTTATCATTAGTATTGTTTTAAGCGGCACAGTTCTATCTAGCATACTTCAGCAACGAGCGCAAACAGAAGTAGCCTCTAAAGCCCTAGCTCTCTTGAATACAATGACTGCTGTAAGACAATATACACAAAATAAGGTTAGAAATTTACTTCTACCTCAGCTAGAAACTGCATCATTGTTTATTCCAGAAACAGTACCGGCTTATTCTGCAACAGAAGTATTTGAAAATTTACGCAAAAATGAACAGTATCAAAACTTCTTTTATAAAGAGGCGACGCTGAACCCTACAAATTTACGCGACAAGGCTGATACTTATGAAGCCGCTATTGTGGAGCGCTTTCGCAAAAATCCTTCACTAACTGAAATTACTAACTTTCGTGATTTGCCCGAAGGTAAAGTATTTTACATTGCTAGACCACTAGCTATTAAAGAGCAAACCTGTTTGCAATGTCATTCTACACCAGAAAAAGCGCCAAAAAGCCAACTAGTAACCTATGGCTCAGAAAATGGTTTTGGATGGAAACTGAATGAAATTATTGCCGCTCAAATTATCTCAGTTCCTTCTGAAGAAGTGTTTAGTAATGCACGAAGTACTTGGTTAGGAATTATGGCATCTTTAATTGTTCTGTTTGCCGTAATTATATTTATCATTAACTTCCTAATTAAGAAAACTGTAATTCAGCGAATTAGAAAAATCGAAAATATAGCTCAAAGAGTAAGCACCGGAGATATGGCTGTAGAATTTGAAGATAATGCTAATGATGAGATTGGTGGCTTGGCAGCAGCATTTAATCGCATGAAATACAGTTTAACCATAGCTATGGATATGCTAAACAAGCAAAATTAA
- a CDS encoding BCD family MFS transporter yields MATSNFLPDPESGQSIRPDSVPRVNIPTVFRLGLFQMGLSMMSILTLGVLNRVMIQEIAIPATLVALVLALPAFVSPSRIWFGQISDAKPLWGYHRTAYVWLGAAVFAIAAFLAVQVMWQLNAVADNPTGWVWTTQTIGWTAVLSLVFAIYGLAICASGTAFAALLVDISEEDNRSQVVGIVWSMLMVGIIVGAIISSKLLPSEVTTVNLQPAINRLFIIVPAIVFGLSIVATFSVEKKYSQYTKRSTLANREDSITLGAAWKILTASPQTGLFFTFLVVMTISLFMQDAVLEPYAGQVFKMPLAESTRLNVFYGVGILIAYGVTGFFVVPRLGKRRTARLGCVLVAFAALLLGASGFSANPAFLKLGLVLFGLATGFLTTAAISLMLDLTVAETAGTFIGAWGLAQSLARGLAVVIGGAILDAGKKTLPTLELAYGLVFLLEAVGMVLSIWFLNRVNVTEFQSNTKQAIASVLESDLD; encoded by the coding sequence ATGGCAACTAGCAATTTTTTACCCGATCCCGAATCAGGTCAATCAATTCGTCCTGATTCAGTTCCTAGAGTGAATATACCGACTGTGTTCAGACTCGGATTATTTCAAATGGGTCTGAGTATGATGTCAATTTTGACTCTGGGTGTACTCAACAGAGTCATGATTCAAGAAATAGCCATTCCCGCAACGCTGGTGGCGTTGGTGTTGGCTTTACCAGCGTTTGTCTCTCCTTCTCGCATCTGGTTTGGTCAGATTTCTGATGCCAAACCTTTATGGGGTTATCATCGCACGGCTTATGTTTGGCTGGGAGCGGCTGTATTTGCGATCGCCGCTTTTTTAGCTGTACAAGTAATGTGGCAGTTAAATGCTGTCGCCGATAACCCTACTGGTTGGGTGTGGACGACTCAAACTATCGGCTGGACGGCAGTTCTATCTTTAGTTTTTGCCATATACGGTCTAGCAATTTGTGCTAGTGGTACGGCTTTCGCCGCTTTATTGGTGGATATCTCCGAAGAAGATAACCGTTCTCAGGTGGTGGGCATAGTCTGGTCGATGTTGATGGTAGGGATTATTGTTGGGGCAATTATCTCTAGCAAGCTCTTACCCTCAGAAGTAACCACAGTAAATTTGCAACCAGCAATTAATAGGCTATTTATCATTGTCCCAGCAATTGTATTTGGCTTATCAATTGTCGCCACCTTTAGTGTAGAGAAAAAATACTCTCAGTACACCAAGCGTTCCACGTTGGCAAACCGAGAAGATAGTATTACTTTAGGTGCAGCTTGGAAGATTTTGACAGCTAGCCCCCAAACTGGGTTGTTCTTCACTTTTTTAGTAGTGATGACCATCAGTTTATTTATGCAAGATGCAGTTTTAGAACCTTATGCCGGTCAGGTGTTTAAAATGCCGTTGGCAGAAAGTACCAGACTAAATGTTTTTTATGGTGTAGGTATTTTAATTGCCTATGGTGTAACTGGCTTTTTTGTTGTCCCCCGTTTAGGTAAGCGGCGAACTGCGCGTTTGGGTTGTGTGCTGGTGGCATTTGCGGCATTATTGCTAGGCGCATCAGGCTTTTCGGCTAATCCTGCTTTTTTGAAGTTGGGTTTGGTGTTGTTTGGTTTAGCTACTGGTTTCTTAACTACGGCCGCAATTAGTTTAATGTTGGATTTGACAGTGGCAGAAACCGCAGGCACATTTATCGGTGCTTGGGGACTGGCGCAGTCTTTAGCTAGAGGACTAGCAGTAGTCATAGGTGGCGCAATCTTGGATGCAGGGAAAAAAACCTTACCAACCTTAGAGTTAGCTTATGGTTTGGTATTTTTGCTGGAAGCGGTGGGGATGGTGTTATCGATTTGGTTCCTCAACCGCGTGAATGTAACAGAATTTCAAAGTAATACCAAGCAAGCGATCGCTTCTGTACTAGAAAGTGATTTAGATTAA
- a CDS encoding serine/threonine-protein kinase, whose amino-acid sequence MLGTVLVGRYQIREMLGGGGFGKTYIAIDTQRPGQPKCVVKHFQPVTHNPEFLETARRLFNSEAETLEKLGHHDQIPRLLAYFEENHEFFLVQEFIEGHSLKVEMPPNQPWSEDKVVKLLQQGLDILKFIHFHQVIHRDIKPENMLRRLQDGKVVLIDFGAVKQVQTQISGLSGQTEMTIAIGTPGYMPLEQFRGKPQLNSDIYSLGMVCIQALTGVHPRQLEEDPATGEFLWQYRAKVSNELASVLSKMVLINNKLRYQSANEVLEALQNNFYPQVETQVTVAPSTFMQPSPVTTSQQPVDDGYSQNSLILSAEQYNHLENTLMKFVGPIGRTLLQRAASVSSYQELIDSLSSHLTGNQQTEFKQKVISLLEEPTTKYENTAINQPQQPQPDINKINDAFVRECERELLNLIGPIATLLVQKVIKSGIAANSRAEFIQTLAAEIPDAQKALQFQKRLLP is encoded by the coding sequence ATGTTAGGTACTGTATTAGTCGGTCGTTATCAAATCCGCGAAATGTTGGGTGGAGGTGGATTTGGTAAAACTTATATCGCAATTGACACTCAACGTCCTGGTCAGCCCAAATGTGTAGTCAAACACTTTCAGCCTGTCACCCATAACCCAGAGTTTCTGGAAACTGCCAGACGGCTGTTTAACAGCGAAGCCGAAACGCTAGAAAAACTTGGACATCATGACCAAATTCCGCGTCTTTTAGCATACTTTGAGGAAAACCACGAATTTTTCCTGGTACAAGAATTTATTGAAGGGCATTCACTGAAAGTTGAAATGCCACCTAATCAACCTTGGTCAGAAGACAAGGTTGTCAAGCTTTTGCAGCAAGGCTTAGATATTTTGAAGTTTATTCACTTTCATCAAGTGATTCATCGAGATATTAAACCAGAGAATATGCTCAGAAGGTTACAGGATGGTAAGGTGGTACTGATAGATTTTGGAGCTGTAAAACAAGTCCAAACACAGATAAGTGGACTTAGTGGACAAACGGAAATGACAATTGCTATTGGCACACCAGGATATATGCCTTTAGAACAGTTCCGGGGTAAACCACAACTTAATAGCGATATCTATTCTTTAGGTATGGTTTGTATCCAAGCGCTAACAGGGGTACATCCTAGACAACTAGAAGAAGACCCTGCTACTGGAGAATTTCTTTGGCAATATAGAGCCAAAGTGAGCAATGAGTTAGCATCTGTGTTATCAAAGATGGTACTTATTAATAATAAACTGCGTTATCAGTCTGCAAATGAGGTTTTAGAGGCGCTACAAAATAATTTTTATCCTCAAGTAGAGACGCAAGTAACTGTAGCACCATCAACATTTATGCAACCATCTCCGGTCACTACATCACAACAACCAGTAGATGATGGTTATAGCCAAAATAGCTTAATCCTTTCCGCAGAACAGTATAATCATTTGGAAAATACACTTATGAAGTTTGTTGGCCCCATAGGCCGAACGTTGTTACAGCGCGCAGCGTCAGTATCTAGCTATCAAGAATTAATTGATAGTTTATCTTCACATTTAACAGGAAATCAACAAACTGAGTTTAAGCAGAAAGTAATATCTTTACTAGAAGAGCCAACTACTAAGTATGAAAATACTGCTATTAATCAGCCACAACAGCCACAGCCAGATATCAATAAGATAAATGATGCTTTTGTGCGTGAATGTGAAAGAGAGTTACTAAATTTAATTGGGCCAATTGCTACACTTTTAGTCCAAAAAGTCATAAAATCTGGTATCGCAGCAAATTCTCGCGCCGAATTTATTCAAACCTTAGCGGCGGAAATTCCTGATGCTCAAAAAGCTTTGCAATTCCAGAAGCGGTTACTCCCTTAA
- a CDS encoding inositol monophosphatase family protein: protein MSDFWTTVLEFAQTTTTRVGAQLMQDFGQVQALQKADGSLVTQADKWADQEIRDAIASNFAGYGILAEESDRTFPGTEWCWVIDPLDGTTNFTRGIPIWSISLGLLYQGTPIFGYVYVPPLNQAFHGFYPGTSGLATPSGAFLNHHPIHTSNDAPSSNHFFNLCSRSLSVVQNGFPCKIRMLGVASYNFLTVATGATLGGIEATPKVWDIAGAWVILQAAGGSWVSLNSEPFPLIAGEDYSDRSFPTLVVSRSELLPYFTPLIQDVIPVNSQPFSYGDANANDFS from the coding sequence ATGAGTGATTTTTGGACAACAGTTCTCGAATTTGCGCAAACTACTACCACCAGAGTGGGAGCGCAATTAATGCAGGATTTTGGGCAAGTGCAGGCTTTGCAAAAAGCTGATGGTAGTTTGGTAACGCAAGCAGATAAATGGGCCGATCAAGAAATTCGTGATGCGATCGCTTCTAATTTTGCTGGTTATGGCATATTAGCAGAAGAAAGCGATCGCACCTTTCCGGGAACAGAATGGTGTTGGGTGATTGATCCCTTAGATGGGACAACAAACTTCACGCGGGGTATTCCCATCTGGTCGATTTCCTTGGGTTTACTTTATCAAGGCACACCAATTTTCGGTTATGTTTATGTACCGCCCCTCAATCAAGCCTTTCATGGTTTCTATCCAGGTACATCAGGTTTAGCTACCCCATCAGGAGCCTTTCTTAATCATCACCCCATCCATACCAGTAATGATGCTCCCAGTAGCAATCACTTCTTTAACTTGTGTTCCCGTAGTCTGTCGGTTGTGCAGAACGGCTTTCCCTGCAAAATTCGCATGTTGGGTGTAGCGAGTTACAACTTCCTGACTGTGGCGACTGGGGCGACACTAGGAGGTATAGAAGCAACTCCAAAAGTTTGGGATATAGCAGGCGCGTGGGTAATTCTGCAAGCGGCTGGCGGTAGCTGGGTATCCCTCAACAGTGAACCCTTTCCTTTAATAGCAGGGGAAGATTATAGCGATCGCTCTTTCCCCACCCTCGTCGTCAGTCGCTCAGAATTACTCCCATATTTCACACCCTTGATTCAAGATGTAATTCCAGTCAATAGTCAACCCTTCTCCTACGGAGACGCTAACGCGAACGACTTCTCCTAA
- the rbsK gene encoding ribokinase translates to MSIIVFGSINIDLVATAPRLPVAGETLLGENFLKVPGGKGANQAVALAKLGVPTQMVGRVGAHSFGAELVQNLQDAGVETGNIFTDETVSSGVAIITVAHNGDNQIIVIPGANGQVDEEDVERLSRILAGAKALLLQLEIPINAVVAAAQAAKNANIKVILDPAPAPANLPAELYPLIDIITPNEVEAGQLVGFPVDGEAAAVKAAGVLLQRGVKSAIVKLGARGVVCATEKEVFFVPAFTVEAVDTVAAGDAFNGGLAAGLYTGLSLHQAVVWGAAAGALAATKLGAQTSLPDRFTFDAFLKERCR, encoded by the coding sequence ATGAGTATTATTGTCTTCGGCAGTATCAATATAGATTTAGTCGCCACAGCACCCCGTTTACCTGTTGCCGGAGAAACATTATTAGGAGAAAATTTTTTAAAGGTTCCAGGTGGTAAGGGTGCAAACCAAGCTGTAGCCCTAGCCAAGTTAGGAGTCCCTACGCAGATGGTGGGGCGTGTAGGCGCACATAGTTTTGGTGCAGAACTGGTGCAAAATCTACAAGATGCTGGTGTAGAGACTGGCAATATTTTTACAGATGAAACTGTCAGTTCTGGAGTTGCTATTATCACCGTGGCACATAATGGTGATAATCAAATAATTGTGATTCCTGGTGCTAATGGTCAAGTTGATGAGGAAGATGTAGAGCGATTATCACGCATATTAGCAGGCGCTAAAGCATTATTATTACAACTGGAAATTCCTATCAATGCCGTAGTTGCGGCTGCACAAGCGGCAAAAAATGCCAATATTAAAGTAATTTTAGACCCTGCACCTGCACCAGCAAATTTACCAGCAGAACTCTATCCGTTAATTGATATTATTACGCCAAATGAAGTGGAAGCGGGGCAATTAGTTGGTTTTCCTGTAGATGGGGAAGCAGCAGCAGTCAAGGCAGCTGGAGTGTTATTGCAAAGAGGCGTGAAAAGTGCGATCGTTAAACTTGGCGCTAGGGGTGTTGTTTGTGCCACGGAAAAAGAAGTATTTTTTGTCCCTGCATTCACTGTAGAAGCTGTGGATACTGTAGCGGCTGGTGATGCTTTTAATGGTGGTTTAGCAGCAGGACTTTACACAGGACTATCTTTACATCAAGCAGTTGTTTGGGGTGCGGCTGCGGGTGCTTTAGCCGCCACAAAATTAGGCGCACAAACTTCGTTACCCGACAGATTTACATTTGATGCTTTCCTCAAAGAACGTTGTAGATAA
- a CDS encoding phosphate/phosphite/phosphonate ABC transporter substrate-binding protein — protein sequence MFIKNNNAKEILTPFFFGQSIFLIVNACTSQPESSGLLNIGVINYEGGAEIINQYARFKRYLGERTRAKIILEPTFNENKAIERLESRAWSLVFAPPGLAAIAISRYQYIPIFPLVGLTNLRCVLITREDSAIRTLQDLQGKTVALGQLGSATGYYLPLYNLYGLTLAEVLSAPTPKTVMEWVAEGKAIAGAVSMAEFNLYNSQFQDNKLRIFYTDPHYVPPGVVLIQSTIESKRQEYIRKVMSEFPSASAQEVGYIPNARIPNYQYMISVVERVQPIAAQLQNQPVQLFNKTI from the coding sequence ATATTTATTAAAAATAATAATGCTAAGGAAATTCTCACGCCGTTTTTTTTTGGACAATCAATTTTCCTAATAGTTAATGCCTGTACATCACAACCTGAATCTTCTGGCTTATTAAATATTGGTGTAATTAATTATGAGGGCGGAGCAGAAATAATTAATCAGTACGCTAGATTTAAGCGTTATCTAGGAGAAAGAACAAGAGCAAAGATTATTTTAGAGCCTACTTTTAATGAAAATAAAGCCATTGAGCGTTTAGAATCTCGTGCTTGGTCATTAGTGTTTGCTCCACCTGGACTAGCTGCGATCGCAATCTCTCGCTATCAATATATTCCCATATTTCCATTAGTTGGTTTAACTAATTTGCGCTGTGTCCTTATTACCCGTGAAGACAGCGCCATTCGTACTTTGCAAGATTTACAAGGTAAAACAGTAGCATTGGGGCAATTAGGTTCAGCCACCGGATATTATCTACCTCTTTATAATCTTTATGGACTGACACTAGCTGAAGTTTTATCTGCACCTACACCAAAAACTGTCATGGAATGGGTAGCGGAAGGAAAAGCTATTGCTGGGGCTGTTTCTATGGCAGAATTTAACCTTTATAACTCTCAATTTCAGGACAATAAACTTCGCATTTTCTATACCGATCCTCATTATGTACCACCCGGTGTAGTTTTAATTCAATCAACTATAGAAAGTAAACGTCAAGAGTATATTCGTAAAGTTATGAGTGAGTTCCCTTCTGCTTCAGCTCAAGAAGTTGGTTATATACCTAACGCACGTATTCCCAATTATCAATATATGATTAGTGTGGTTGAAAGAGTACAACCAATTGCGGCTCAATTGCAAAACCAGCCTGTTCAATTATTTAATAAAACTATTTAG
- a CDS encoding dienelactone hydrolase family protein — translation MDRTLTHQPQEYAVSVPVGEVKLKGNLVIPDGAIGIVLFAHGSGSSRHSPRNRYVAEVLQQAGLATLLIDLLTLEEEEIDLRTRHLRFDIAFLASRLVGATDWLIQHPDTQHLKVGYFGASTGCGAALVAATQRPETVQAIVSRGGRPDLAPLVLPQVKAPTLLIVGGYDLPVIAMNEDALEQLQTSKRLVIIPNASHLFEEPGALTAVAQLASEWFTHYLK, via the coding sequence ATGGATAGAACATTAACACACCAACCCCAAGAATATGCGGTGTCAGTGCCAGTAGGCGAAGTAAAGCTCAAAGGTAATTTGGTGATTCCTGATGGTGCTATAGGCATAGTGTTATTTGCTCATGGTAGTGGTAGCAGCCGTCATAGTCCCCGCAACCGCTATGTTGCCGAAGTTTTACAACAGGCGGGACTGGCAACTTTGTTAATCGATTTGCTCACACTCGAAGAAGAAGAAATTGACTTACGGACAAGACATTTACGCTTTGATATTGCTTTTTTAGCCTCACGATTAGTTGGGGCTACAGATTGGCTAATACAGCACCCAGATACCCAACACCTGAAAGTAGGCTACTTTGGTGCTAGTACAGGCTGCGGTGCAGCTCTGGTAGCAGCCACACAACGCCCGGAAACAGTGCAGGCTATTGTTTCTCGTGGTGGCAGACCAGATTTAGCTCCTTTAGTCTTGCCCCAGGTGAAAGCGCCGACGTTGTTGATTGTTGGTGGGTACGATCTGCCAGTAATAGCAATGAATGAAGATGCACTAGAGCAATTACAAACATCAAAACGCTTAGTGATCATCCCCAATGCTAGCCACTTATTTGAAGAACCAGGTGCATTAACCGCAGTCGCACAACTGGCGAGTGAATGGTTTACGCACTATCTCAAGTAA
- the hetF gene encoding cell division protein HetF — MSQEFHISVTPVGKDDYLVRTEKVAPGVPLAEELVTWPVADWLAAAGHLMNDPLKSVLQGDMFLSRGGESAIARNSVNLVALGQQLYNALFQGTLRDSWITAQGIAQNHQQVLRLRLGLKDTRLARLPWEVMHAGDRPLATGPYIAFSRYQSGISPGSRLPSTNRLKLSDDGVVRVLMVLSSPADKTSLDLLKQESIRLQAELHRQLPRTIEGGSYLPEIDLTLLNQPGREELTQALEQGRYHVLHYSGHSNLGPNGGEIYLVSSRTGLTETLTGDDLAGLLVNNNIQMAVFNSCWGAYTATLDNNDSGERNLTDSLVKRGIQSVLAMSERIPDEVALTLTQLFYRNLSQGYPVDLCVSRVRQGLISAYGSHQLYWALPILYFQPGFDGFLSPRIASATHVDSLNEYSSPLPTNAATTYSGVLDDADVGLPIEEMISSGLARDSGLDWLGEETWGDLVDEIEYDDPSYAEDSAFVSDIFRQLDQQGIRDEEPDLPPEVGQPLLDSHLERQISPAPREDYSSIVPPANHQTAQNLSQELEKFRLLAARDRVRRKRWQIAGIIGAGAIAAILIFTWWWQTRRISIVRDLPPIPAPSASVETPTPPMDLRQMPTGMLTATATTKFNQDDLEGGLAAVEELLNRNALKPAQAALNLVPSDQNKQATVNFLRGRLAWQAIQTGDKQYSIDDARRYWETAAKANPNSFKYTNALGFAYYAEGNINRANDTWFQALNLALKQGSITATAEIPPRSDVPLEALPAYAGLALGMYKSARDLPPDKQAQYMNEVLKLRQAVLEKDPVNYQLDELSKNWLWTEPILKDWRSLLQYNAKQSRQSQ, encoded by the coding sequence GTGTCCCAGGAATTTCACATTTCTGTAACCCCAGTAGGAAAGGATGACTACTTGGTGCGAACTGAGAAAGTCGCGCCTGGGGTTCCTTTGGCGGAAGAACTGGTGACATGGCCTGTGGCTGATTGGTTGGCGGCGGCTGGGCATTTGATGAATGACCCATTAAAGTCTGTATTACAGGGAGATATGTTTCTCTCTCGTGGGGGAGAAAGTGCGATCGCCAGAAATTCTGTTAACTTAGTAGCACTGGGTCAACAACTATATAATGCACTGTTTCAAGGCACTCTCAGAGATAGCTGGATTACTGCCCAAGGAATTGCCCAAAATCATCAACAAGTACTACGTTTACGGCTAGGGCTGAAGGATACTAGGTTAGCACGTTTGCCTTGGGAAGTCATGCACGCAGGCGATCGCCCTTTGGCAACTGGCCCCTACATTGCTTTCTCTCGTTATCAAAGCGGCATTTCTCCTGGTTCCCGTTTACCTTCAACCAATAGACTCAAGCTTTCAGATGATGGTGTAGTCAGAGTTTTAATGGTACTCTCATCACCCGCAGATAAGACGAGTTTGGATTTACTCAAACAAGAATCTATTAGGCTGCAAGCTGAACTCCATCGTCAACTACCCAGAACCATCGAAGGTGGTAGTTATCTGCCAGAAATTGACCTGACTTTACTTAACCAACCAGGTAGAGAAGAATTAACCCAAGCCCTAGAACAAGGAAGATACCATGTTTTACACTACTCCGGTCATAGCAACTTGGGGCCGAATGGTGGGGAAATTTATTTAGTAAGTAGTCGCACTGGTTTAACAGAAACCCTCACTGGCGATGATTTAGCGGGTTTGTTGGTGAACAATAATATTCAGATGGCTGTATTTAACTCCTGCTGGGGTGCATACACAGCTACCTTAGATAACAACGACTCAGGTGAACGCAACCTTACAGATAGTTTAGTGAAGCGCGGTATTCAAAGCGTGTTGGCAATGTCAGAACGTATTCCCGATGAGGTGGCGCTGACTCTAACACAATTGTTTTACCGTAACTTGAGTCAAGGATACCCGGTGGATTTATGTGTGAGTCGGGTACGCCAAGGATTAATTTCTGCTTACGGTTCACATCAGCTTTATTGGGCATTACCAATCTTATATTTTCAACCGGGGTTTGATGGTTTCCTTAGTCCCAGAATTGCCAGTGCTACTCATGTAGATTCATTAAACGAATATAGTTCACCTCTGCCAACCAATGCCGCAACCACTTACTCTGGTGTGTTAGATGATGCGGATGTGGGTTTGCCTATAGAAGAAATGATTTCCTCTGGGTTGGCGCGTGACTCTGGGTTGGACTGGTTGGGTGAGGAAACTTGGGGCGATCTCGTAGATGAAATTGAGTACGATGATCCCAGTTATGCCGAAGATTCGGCTTTTGTCTCCGATATATTTCGTCAACTAGATCAGCAAGGTATCAGGGATGAAGAACCTGATCTACCTCCAGAAGTTGGGCAACCTTTACTAGATAGTCATTTAGAACGGCAGATTTCTCCTGCACCAAGGGAAGATTACTCAAGTATCGTCCCACCAGCAAATCATCAGACTGCCCAAAACCTGAGTCAAGAGTTAGAAAAATTCCGTCTCCTTGCAGCAAGAGATCGTGTCCGTCGCAAGCGCTGGCAAATTGCCGGGATAATTGGCGCAGGTGCGATCGCCGCTATACTGATTTTTACTTGGTGGTGGCAAACTCGTCGCATATCAATAGTCCGTGACTTACCCCCAATTCCTGCCCCATCCGCATCTGTAGAAACGCCAACTCCACCAATGGATCTACGGCAAATGCCTACAGGAATGCTAACAGCTACGGCTACCACAAAATTCAATCAAGACGATTTGGAAGGTGGGTTAGCAGCTGTAGAAGAATTACTCAATCGCAACGCCTTAAAACCCGCCCAAGCAGCATTGAATCTAGTACCATCAGACCAAAATAAGCAAGCAACGGTAAACTTCCTCAGAGGAAGATTGGCTTGGCAGGCTATCCAAACAGGAGATAAACAATACAGTATTGATGATGCCCGTCGTTACTGGGAAACTGCGGCGAAAGCTAACCCAAATTCATTCAAATATACCAATGCTTTAGGATTTGCTTATTACGCTGAGGGTAATATTAACCGAGCAAATGACACTTGGTTCCAAGCATTAAATTTAGCACTCAAACAAGGAAGTATAACTGCAACAGCAGAAATACCTCCTAGATCCGATGTGCCGCTAGAGGCTTTACCTGCTTATGCTGGTTTAGCTTTGGGGATGTATAAATCTGCGCGTGATTTACCCCCAGATAAACAAGCACAATATATGAATGAAGTCCTAAAATTACGCCAAGCCGTCCTAGAAAAAGACCCGGTAAATTATCAGCTAGACGAATTAAGCAAAAATTGGCTCTGGACAGAACCAATTTTAAAAGACTGGCGATCGCTCTTACAATATAATGCCAAGCAGAGTAGGCAGTCCCAATGA
- a CDS encoding pentapeptide repeat-containing protein, with protein MDVKELLNRYAAGERNFYGIALPKADLRGVNLGGVDFGRADLSGANLTKASMSGANLSQANLQGANLEHANLSEVIFSGANLREATLSTANLNESDLSGAYLCDADLCNASLHMALLSTANLQRVNLCDAKMSGVRMWKADLREADLTGADLSEANLSNANLTGANLNATDMSEAFLTGAIMPDGNIHQ; from the coding sequence ATGGACGTTAAAGAGCTTCTAAATCGATATGCAGCAGGCGAAAGGAACTTCTATGGTATTGCCTTACCAAAAGCTGACCTCAGAGGTGTTAACTTGGGTGGTGTAGACTTTGGAAGAGCAGACCTAAGTGGCGCTAATCTTACAAAAGCATCCATGAGTGGTGCTAATTTGAGTCAAGCAAATCTTCAAGGCGCGAACCTAGAACACGCAAATTTATCAGAAGTGATTTTTAGTGGAGCTAATTTGCGTGAAGCTACTCTATCGACAGCTAACCTGAATGAATCAGACCTTAGCGGTGCATATCTTTGTGATGCAGACTTATGTAATGCAAGTTTGCATATGGCATTACTCAGTACAGCTAACTTGCAGCGTGTGAACCTCTGTGATGCCAAAATGAGCGGGGTCAGGATGTGGAAAGCTGATTTGAGAGAAGCTGACCTCACTGGTGCTGATTTAAGTGAAGCCAATTTGAGTAACGCAAACCTGACTGGGGCAAATCTAAATGCAACAGATATGAGTGAAGCCTTTTTAACTGGGGCAATTATGCCTGATGGTAATATCCATCAATAG
- the ssuE gene encoding NADPH-dependent FMN reductase has translation MARILAIAGSPSHPSRTYGILEHTTKLLQQEGLHVDILSVRDLPAEDLVFGKYDSPALEQPKELLAKADGVIIATPIYKAAYTGVLKTFLDLLPQKSLTGKVVLPLATAGTIAHLLSVEYALKPILGELGARHILATVYAVDKQIERQDDGSVKLDAELDQRLNDVLKDLVKAVKAYATATQELVNAN, from the coding sequence ATGGCACGTATTCTAGCGATCGCTGGTAGCCCTTCTCATCCATCTAGAACCTACGGAATTTTAGAACATACCACCAAACTATTACAACAAGAAGGTTTACACGTAGATATTCTTTCTGTGCGTGATTTACCAGCCGAAGATTTAGTATTTGGCAAGTATGACAGCCCAGCACTAGAACAACCAAAAGAACTACTAGCAAAAGCAGATGGTGTCATTATTGCTACCCCTATTTATAAAGCTGCTTACACAGGCGTATTGAAAACATTTCTAGATTTGCTACCACAGAAATCATTAACAGGAAAAGTAGTTCTTCCTCTTGCCACTGCGGGAACTATTGCTCATTTATTATCTGTAGAATATGCCTTAAAACCCATCTTAGGCGAATTAGGAGCGCGGCATATTTTAGCTACTGTTTACGCCGTAGATAAACAAATTGAACGTCAAGACGATGGTAGCGTCAAACTCGATGCAGAACTTGACCAAAGACTTAATGATGTTCTCAAAGATTTAGTCAAAGCTGTGAAAGCGTATGCTACAGCTACTCAAGAATTGGTTAATGCAAATTAA